The following nucleotide sequence is from Salvelinus sp. IW2-2015 linkage group LG26, ASM291031v2, whole genome shotgun sequence.
ATATGGAGATACTCTGCTCAACTTTTAGAAAGCCCTAGTGTGTTGACTGGAGGTAATGTATCCGTGCATGAGAGCTATTAGTCTATTGTTATCATAAAATATTACAGACACTACATAAACAATATTGATAGTATTGTTTCTCCTATAGGGGATGTAATTTGCAGTAGAGGGCTTAGAATGAGTTACATACAGGCTGTGTCACTTCACTGTATGCCAGCCTTTTAAatacaactatactaaatataatcacgtcaccaaataattgattaaaacacactattttgcaaagaaggtctacagtagcctcaactctgtagggtagcaccatggtgtagccggaagaCAGCTAgattccgtcctcctctggatacattgacttcaatacaaaacctaggaggctcatggttcttcttccaaaatgaaagagaagcaagaaaaaaagagagagagattgccttttttctctcactttgtaTCCCTTACTTagttagcaaatgcagctagctagttcagcctACTCAAAcatcctgctcaaacagagggatgctatgttagctagctggctatgactatccaacagaacactggaactcttccaagtctaGGTAAACTATTGGTTTGACAAATGTATTGTATTGCCACCCCGCCGGTGTAAGTGCTTACTGACtttacactgtaacgttactgcatgattgtagcgggtttatgaacgcgttagttctattagctattagctgactatgacgttactttagctaatatggtgacaacgatgtaggctgtgtgtagtggtttggcttggaaaggttttttcacctggtcacatacagctgatgtgcaTTGAAATCCACAAGCGAAAGGAAGAGTtgagaggagagcgcatagatgcgagaaggaatacaacgtggctgatATGAAAGTGaacgtgatcaggggtgtattcatttcgCCAATCCTGTTGAAAAATGATTCCTATAACAGAAGCAAACGGAccaaaatggggataaacatacctgaatttgtccaatagaaactcttgtttgcaaatgttggactaatgattacaccctatatcagctagatgcaagcAGGATGGTGCAAGGctgtattgaatgtcactgtctgtccatgtgtcactgtctgtcacctcaaatttgtctctcgacctgtgtgcacctacattgtaaactttcattcataggctaggttgtagcaacctcgtgatgggtatagggaaacatTGAGTATCGTGTAGTAgtctaaacctatcgctgttacattgaactgggtgaatggaatatgaatgacagtcatccaatatgctgtaatagaaataaggccatgctgaagaaaaaaaactaaatgcctccctcatcttaaatggcactgaaCGCCACTGCTATGATTTCTATCCATGAAGAATACCTTTGCAGGTCATCTAGTCAAGGACACAGGTGGCAAGgatctctctccccctttacAATGGAatggaagtttagaactcttgtTGCCCTTTGTTAAGGGTCTGCATGTTtgtatacaatatatatacaaaagtataaaaGGACACCCCTTCAGATTAGTAGattatcttgtggctgaatggaagcaagtccccacagcaatgttccaacatctagtggaaagccttcccagaagagtggaggctgttatagcagacagggggaccaactccatattaatgcccatgatttcagAATGAGATGTTTGgcaagcagatgtccacatacttttggtcatctaCTGTAGTGTTTTGTTAAATTGTGGGACTGTGCTTATATCCATGTTATAAATGTGGTACTGCGCTTATATCAAGGTTATTAACGGTGGTAcagtgtagaggtcgaccgattaatcggaatggccgattaatatAACAAATTCATAacaaatcggaaatcggtatttttgggcgccgatttgccgtttaaattttttttttaacacctttatttaatctttatttaactaggcaagtcagttaagaacacattcttattttcaatgacggcctaggaacagatttttaaccttgtcagctcgggggatccaatcttgcaaacTTAGAgataactagtccaatgctctaacactgattacattgcactccacgaggagcctgcctgtgccgcgaatgcagtaagctaaggtaaattgctagctagtattaaacttatcttataaaaaacaatcaatcaatgactgtcattgctccaatgtgtacttaaccataaacatcaatgcctttcttaaaatcaatacacaagtatatatttttaaacctgcatatttagctaaaagaaatccaagttagcaggcaatattaaccaggtgaaattgtgtcatttctcttgcgttcattgcacgcagagtcagggtatatgcaacagtttgggccgcctggctctttgcgaactaatttgccagaattttacgtaattatgacataacattgaaggttgtgcaatgtaacaggaatatttagactcatggatgccacccgtttgataaaatacggaacggaataaatatttagttttcgaggtgatagtttccggattagtcaaaggtatatggtttagagagaaatagtcgacgcgttataattcctgtaataactttaggctgaacttgaaaggggttccttcgttattttaccgttcatgtcttccatagagaatgtcttgatctacttcaaataaggtctgtgtttcgtgcaggcttaaaccgcctcgacgttttgatacccgtgtaaatctcactaggataaggtaacgtttgtcaacatattttcataaatccactctacaaaaaaaatgatcttctcttatatttagccaatattgatcagagttaccttgtcctatggatatctacacagttataaaattggcaatgtggtgtaagcctacacgaaacacagaccttattttaagtgaatctaaaaaatatcctatggaataaatgaaggaaccgcttttcagattttgctagaaggtgtcacgggaattatgactcgcactttgtatttatgtattatattaagtgaaaataaaagtgttcattgttcattcagtattgttgcgattgtcattattacaaaaatgtgtgtgtgtgtatgatttatatatatatataaaacttttttttattttttttatataaaatcggcttattaatcggtatcggctttttttgtcccccaataatcagtatcggtatcggcgttgaaaaatcataatcggtcgacctctagtacagtgTAATATCTATGTTATAAACATGTGTTGACAGGTAGTGAACATTCTTATGTGAAGTCATTGCGAGTCCGCCTGCAGGTATGATATCATTTAAGTGCGACTCACCTTCTGCCAGATGTAGGCCTCGCGCAAGGTGATGATCTCATGCTCGCGGTGCTCCCCCTGCacggcacacaccacacagatgaCCTTCTCGTCAGTCTTGCAGTAAAGAGTACCCTCCTGGCCATGCTCATTACAGCGCAGCCTCTCCACTGTCACCGTCTCCCTCTTACTACCCCCCTCTGGGGCTGCCACCGCCTCTTCATcaccatcatcttcatcatcaactttcccctccccctggactctctctcctccacacgccTCGTTCTCTTGTACCCCAGTCCCACCACATGCCCCATTTTCCACCACCTCTTGCTCTGCCCTACGCCCAATCTCTCGaaccctttcctccccctcctctgtgtctctgtccctggCCGGCTGTTGGGACCGGGGCTGGGGTTGCTCCACTTCCTGGCCATAGGGCGTCAGTAGGTGTCGTGTGCTGTGGACATGTTTCTCAGCGTGGGTAGAGCAGAAGGCGAAGCTGCAGGTGTAACACACCTGGGTTGCCTGCTGGGCCTCATCAGGCTCACAAGCGTCACATGACCCGTCCATCTGTGGTAACTCCTCCTCCTCAGGTTCTCCACTTCCTCTCCAGGGTTCCCCTTGGTCTGTCATTGTGGTGGGTATGAGTAGGCTGAATAGGGGGCTAAGAGCAGCACACCCTGTAGGAGAGATCAGTAGTACAGGACAGAGTATATAAATAGTGGTGACAAGGGAACATACTCACACCAAGCTCTGCAGAAAGGTTATGTAGTCAGAATGTTACAGTCAGCTCCTCTAGACATATCCCGTGTTTGGGAGGGACAGACAATCTCTCTCTAAGAATACAACAGTAATCTACACCTTTAACAAACACATCCTCCTACTGTACATCACCTAAGCAACAGTAACAAAATTATTCCACAGGTACTGTactgggttgggtaggttactttctaaatgtaatccgttacagttacctgtccaaaattgtaatagGCAAAGTAATTTTTGGATTAACCAAACTCAGtaaagtaatctgattactttgggttactttccccttaagaggctaTTAGAAGATGACAAagatctattgcaggataaaccAATGTTAGAGTTgacatagctggccataaatcgatgttgcattttactttatgggttggttatgtaggccgcttataacccattgctttctactacagataataatacGATTAGGCTATATCgttacaaaaaaaatctaagtcTGTCAGATTTCCCGTGATTCCAATTAATtcaataccccttgatcttcaagaatattaaatatggaaatatagactagccaaatagttttacctgagcatatacacacacatttttatatactcagtcagggtctcaatttactgtttaGAATTAGAATAGTAGGATACACagggtgcaattttgaaatgttgttgtgtttcagcaGATTTTATCTTGTTATGTCACTcaaattagccatgtcagctaacaattttttgattggtaaattagtctagccagatATCTAAACTATTAATAATGGCCGAATAACTACCAGGCACGAAGGGCACATACCCAGGGGCCCtcgttgattttgttagtcactctcactcagatataattaacatggcataaattatggcaaaatgtgtagaattgcaggtaaTTCGTTTtaaaactacaacattttctctacgccccatggcaaaatgtgtagaattgcagcaagtGAACTTCCTCTCTGCCGTCAAGAGTGGTGACTAAAGTGTTTTgcccgaggtgtgtgtgtgtggggggggggggggggtccatccAAAGCTCGCTTAGGGCCTCCCATTTGATGATTAGCAGAGCGGGCTCCTGTGGTTGAcggttgcagtaaaaaaaaaaatgatataaatatacactaccggtcaaaagttttagaacacctactcattcaagggtttttctttatttttacaatgtagaataatagcgaagacatcaaaaatatgaaagaaCAGCCTGGAAtaacagaatcatgtagtaaccaacaacaacaaaaaaagtgttaaatctaaatatattttatatttgagattcttcaaaatagccttgatgacagctttgcaaactcttggcattctctcaaccagcttcacctggaatgcttttccaacagtcttgaaggaattcccacatatgctgagcacttgctgactcctcccaaaccatctcaatttggttgaggtcgggggattgtggaggccaggtcatctgaggaAGCACTACATCACTCGACCTTCTTGGtcagatagcccttacacatcctggaggtgtgttgggtcattgtccagttgaaaaataatattatattcccactaagcccaaaccagatgggatggcgtatcgctgcagaatgctgtggtagccatgctgcttaagtgtgccttgaattgtaaataaatgactgacagtgtcatcaacaaagcacccctacaccataacacctcctccatgctttatggtgggaaatacacgtggagatcatccgttcagctacacagcgtctcacaaagacacggcggttggaaccaaaaatctccaatttggactccagaccaaaggacaaatttKCACCaaattcaaccgatcgctgcctgcacctgcccgcctgtccaccatcactactctggatggttctgacttataatatgtggacaactacaaatacctaggtgtctggttagactgtaaactctccttccagactcacatcaaacatctccaatccaaagttaaatctagaattggcttcctatttcgcaacaaagcatccttcactcatgctgacaTACATACCCTCGTagaactgaccatcctaccgatcctcgacttcggcgatgtcatttaccctactcaataaattggatgcagtctatcacagtaccatccgttttgtcaccaaagccccatatactacccaacacTGCGACCCGTACgctttcgttggctggccctcgcttcatattcatcgccaaacccactggctccaggtcatttacaagtctctgctaggtaaagccccaccttatctcagctcgctggtcaccatagcagcacccacctgtagcacacactccagcaggtatatctctctggtcacccccaaagccaatgcctcctttggccgcctctccttccagttctctgttgccaatgactggaacgaactacaaaaatctctgaaactggaaacacttatctccctcactagctttaagcaccagctgtcagagcagctcacatattactgcacctgtacatagcccatctataatttagcccaaacaactacctcttcccctactgtatttatttaggtcctttgcaccccattgtTTCTagttctactttgcacattcttccactgcaaaacaaccattccagtgttttactggctatattgtatttacttcaccaacatgacctttttttgcctttacctcccttatctcacctcatttactcacactgtatatagacttatatttctactgtattattgactgtatgtttgttttactctatgtgtaactctgtgttgttgtatgtgtcgaactgctttgcttcatcttggccaggtcgcaattgtaaatgagaacttgttctcaacttgcctaactggttaaataaaggtgaaataaaataaatataaataaagcaAGAAATAAGATATAAACGTGTGAGGTAGAATGCCCTGCCCCTTCACGGTCAGGCAGTTCACACTCCATGTGTCCACCTTCACATAGTCTGTGTTCAAAATACCCACTTGCATTCTGCGTTCTTTCAAGGGTGATCTTCCGAGAACACCTGAAACAGCATATTGTGTAGATTGGGAGAACGCAGAGCGCTTAAAATCCCCAAAAATTGAAAGGTACCTCGACGTGACCTCTAACCTAAACAGTAAAGTTCATCACGCACCTGGCGTCAACAAAGATATATTGTGTAGCATAAAAGCATGTGGACcgcccttcaaatttgtggatttggccatttcagccacacccgttgctgacaggtgtataaaaatcgagcacacaaacAGGGGCAGTAGTAttgtcttactgaagagctcagtgactttcaacgtggcaacatcatagcatgccacctttccaacaagtcagatcaTCACATTTCTGGCTGCTAGaactgccacggtcaactgtatgtgctcttattgtgaagtggaaacatctcggAGCAACAATGGCACAGCCGCAAAgtcgtaggccacacaagctcacagaacgggaccgccgagtgctgaagtgggTAGCAAggaaaaaaattgtctgtcctaagatgcaacactcactactgagttccaaactgtctcttgaaacaacatcagcacaataactgtttgttgggatcttaataaaatgggtttccatggtctggggctgtttttaatggtttgggctaggcctcttagttccagtaaagggaaatcttaacgctacagcatacaatgacattctagacgattctgtgcttccaactttgtggcaacagtttggcgaaggccctttcctctttcagcatgacaatgcccctgtgcacaaagcgaggtccatacagaaatggtttgtggagattggtgtggaagaactagactggcctgcacagagccttgacctcaaccccatcgaacacctttgggatgaattggaacgccgaacacctttgggatgaattggaacgccgactgtgagccaggcctaatcgtccaacatcagtgcccaacctcattaatgcggttgtggctgaatgaaagcccccacagcaatattccaacatctagtgggaagccttcccagaagaatgaaggctgttatagcagcaaagggggaccaactccataataatgccaatggttttggaatgagatgtttgatgagcaggtgtccacatacttttagtcatgtagtgtagctatcTACATCCATTTACAACATACCCAATGTAGTAGTGTTAGCCACTAGTGCTACCAATTCAGTGAAGGACTATCCCAGAATGGAAAAATTTAACACAAATACCAAGTAAAAAAGGAGCAGAATCGATTCTCTCAGTACCGGTCACTAAATTAAGCTGAAACCAACCAGAATTGCTTGGTCTGCTGCTACATCATTGTGGACATATGACAGGTAAGCTTTCATGCATTGTACTATGGctgaagcaacaacaacaaa
It contains:
- the trim44 gene encoding tripartite motif-containing protein 44 isoform X1 codes for the protein MTDQGEPWRGSGEPEEEELPQMDGSCDACEPDEAQQATQVCYTCSFAFCSTHAEKHVHSTRHLLTPYGQEVEQPQPRSQQPARDRDTEEGEERVREIGRRAEQEVVENGACGGTGVQENEACGGERVQGEGKVDDEDDGDEEAVAAPEGGSKRETVTVERLRCNEHGQEGTLYCKTDEKVICVVCAVQGEHREHEIITLREAYIWQKSREGYDLLGCTQNMADHIKTKWTNPEMSTEQLEAYVNSQFDELHRLVRLEEKRTLHLVDLKEAFLTAAAAEKIAEITVHTERLQEEMDCITQQLCQLDQAEGQPGAGVAALAQGGPCPRPAQRDIEARPRLPEPRRDPQDPRDYGEGGSRSSMGHAP
- the trim44 gene encoding tripartite motif-containing protein 44 isoform X2, which translates into the protein MTDQGEPWRGSGEPEEEELPQMDGSCDACEPDEAQQATQVCYTCSFAFCSTHAEKHVHSTRHLLTPYGQEVEQPQPRSQQPARDRDTEEGEERVREIGRRAEQEVVENGACGGTGVQENEACGGERVQGEGKVDDEDDGDEEAVAAPEGGSKRETVTVERLRCNEHGQEGTLYCKTDEKVICVVCAVQGEHREHEIITLREAYIWQKSREGYDLLGCTQNMADHIKTKWTNPEMSTEQLEAYVNSQFDELHRLVRLEEKRTLHLVDLKEAFLTAAAAEKIAEITVHTERLQEEMDCITQQLCQLDQAEGQPGAGVAALAQGGPCPRPARDIEARPRLPEPRRDPQDPRDYGEGGSRSSMGHAP